In a single window of the Nilaparvata lugens isolate BPH chromosome 1, ASM1435652v1, whole genome shotgun sequence genome:
- the LOC111055833 gene encoding uncharacterized protein LOC111055833, with protein sequence MSEFNGNVTPFKTSTDCMDMGLFKFENGDRYIGCFTANIKRELFREGFGKYFCNNGDSYCGLWRKDNLVAAKSITYKNRHTYSGELSRTGMQMEGIGTYKIPSIGDLHVVFEGNKPTGEINLVDVSGFCWKGKCNDDGVTLYPVNQFKIYREQAMNKDPEKIESD encoded by the exons ATGTCTGAATTTAATGGAAATGTTACACCATTTAAAACATCAACTGACTGCATGGATATGggtttattcaaatttgaaaatggagATCGCTATATTGGATGCTTTACAGCTAACATAAAGAGAGAATTATTCAGAGAAG gatttggaaaatatttttgcaACAATGGAGACTCATATTGTGGATTATGGAGAAAAGATAATCTTGTCGCAGCAAAATCGATCACTTACAAAAACCGTCACACCTACAGCGGAGAATTGAGTAGAACTGGAATGCAAATGGAGGGCATAGGCACTTACAAAATTCCTTCAATTGGGGATTTACACGTTGTATTTGAAGGAAATAAACCTACAGGCGAGATTAATCTGGTTGATGTGAGTGGTTTTTGCTGGAAGGGCAAATGTAACGACGATGGCGTCACCCTCTATCCAGTTAACCAGTTCAAAATTTACAGAGAACAAGCAATGAACAAAGATCCTGAGAAAATAGAAAGTGactaa